A region of the Leucobacter komagatae genome:
GGGGGTGCGCCTCGACACCGGCACGATGGACCAGCGGGCGGCGCTCTATGATTGGGCGCGGTTCGAGGAGTCGCGCTCCGCATCGCTCGCGCCGATCGTGAAGCAGACGAAGAGCGGCGACCCCGCCCTCCTCTACTTCACGTCTGGCACCACGAAGCTGCCGAAGATCGCGGTGCACTCGCATACGAGCTACCCCCTCGGGCACTTCACGACGATGGCGTGGCTCGGCGTTCGCCCCGGCGACACCCACTCGGTCATCAGCGCGCCGGGCTGGGCGAAGCACGCCTGGTCGAGTTTCTTCGGCCCGTGGAACGCGGGCGCGACGGTGTACGTCGCGAACTACGCGAAGTTCAAGGCCGAGCGCATCATCGCCGAGCTCGACCGCGTCGGCGTCACGAGCTTCTGCGCGCCGCCGACGGTGTGGCGCATGCTCATTCAGAGCGACTTGGGCGCGAAGCCGTCGGCGCTGCGCGAGGTCGTATCAGCGGGCGAACCGCTCAACCCCGAGGTGATCTCGCGCATCGAGGAGAGCTGGGGTCTCGTGCTGCGCGACGGTTACGGCCAGACCGAGACGACCGCGACGATCGCGAACATGCCCGGCGAAGACATCGTGCCGGGCGCAATGGGCAGGCCGCTTCCCGGCGTCGACATCGTGCTCGTCGACCCGATGACCGGCGAAGAGGGTGACGAGGGCGAGGTCTGCCTGCGGCTCGGCCCGGAAGACGGCGGAGAGGGTGTTGCGCGCCCCGTGAACCTCATGAACGAGTACTTCGGCAACCCCGAGGCGACCGCTGAGGCGCTGGCGGGCGGTTTTTACCACACGTGCGACGTCGCGACCCGCGACGAGAACGGCTCGCTCACGTTCGTGGGTCGCACCGATGACATCTTCAAGTCGAGCGACTTCAAGGTCTCGCCGTTTGAGGTTGAGAGCGCCATGCTCGAGCACGACCTCGTCGGCGAGGCGGCGGTGGTCGGCGCGCCCGATGAAACCCGGCTGAACGTCACGAAGGCGTACGTCGCGCTCACCCCTGGGGCCGAGGCCACCGAGGAGACGGCGAAAGAGATCCTGCTGCACGCTCGCCGGGCGCTGCCCGCCTACATGCGGGTGCGCCGGGTCGAGTTCTTTGACCTGCCGAAGACGACGTCGGGCAAGATTCGACGCGTTGAGCTCAGGCAGCGTGAGGAGGCCGCGCACGCTGCGGGCGAGCGCATTGAGTCTGAGTGGCGCGAAGAGGACTTCCCCGGCCTGAAGGACGCCTAGCCAGCCTCGGTGAGCGCCGCGTGGCAGCGGGAGACCCTCTCCTGCCACCAGCGCTCGCGGTCGGGTGTCGGGCGGTAGCGCTCGAGGGCGCCCGCATCGAGCGCGGGGCGCCGCACGCGTAGGGCACCGCCCTCGGGGAGTAGGCGATCCGCCACGACGTCGCCATCAAGCAGCGCGACGGT
Encoded here:
- a CDS encoding AMP-binding protein, coding for MNDAFFAARDQLLELQGDPARARAEFRWPEVGDEFNWAHDVFDSIAVDNDTTALWIAEEDGTEVKRSFRELKQRSDQVANWLRGLGAKRGDIAMLMLGNHVELWELMLAAMKLGVVILPTSVVLGSQELVDRVARGKVSWVFAGPEDAVKFAGIPGGFRGVGVRLDTGTMDQRAALYDWARFEESRSASLAPIVKQTKSGDPALLYFTSGTTKLPKIAVHSHTSYPLGHFTTMAWLGVRPGDTHSVISAPGWAKHAWSSFFGPWNAGATVYVANYAKFKAERIIAELDRVGVTSFCAPPTVWRMLIQSDLGAKPSALREVVSAGEPLNPEVISRIEESWGLVLRDGYGQTETTATIANMPGEDIVPGAMGRPLPGVDIVLVDPMTGEEGDEGEVCLRLGPEDGGEGVARPVNLMNEYFGNPEATAEALAGGFYHTCDVATRDENGSLTFVGRTDDIFKSSDFKVSPFEVESAMLEHDLVGEAAVVGAPDETRLNVTKAYVALTPGAEATEETAKEILLHARRALPAYMRVRRVEFFDLPKTTSGKIRRVELRQREEAAHAAGERIESEWREEDFPGLKDA